In Felis catus isolate Fca126 chromosome A2, F.catus_Fca126_mat1.0, whole genome shotgun sequence, the following proteins share a genomic window:
- the LOC101080702 gene encoding olfactory receptor 2A25, with translation MGRNKTSVTEFILLGFPLNSRIQMLLFGLFSLFYAFTLLGNGLILRLIWLDSRLHTPMYFFLSHLAIVDIAYACNTVPQMLVNLVNSDKPISFAGCMTQTFLFLSFAHTECLLLVVMSYDRYVAICHPLRYSVIMSWRVCITLALTSWILGVLLALVHLVLLIPLPFCGPQKVNHFFCEIIAVLKLACADTHINETMVLAGAVSVLVGPFSSIVISYIYILCAILKIQSGEGRQKAFSTCSSHLCVVGLFYGTAIIMYVGPRNGNPKEQKKYLLLFHSLFNPMLNPLIYSLRNKEVKAALKRMLEKERTS, from the coding sequence ATGGGGAGAAATAAGACCTCTGTCACAGAGTTCATCCTACTGGGATTTCCTCTCAACTCAAGGATTCAGATGCTTCTCTTTGGGCTCTTCTCCCTGTTCTATGCCTTCACCCTGCTGGGGAACGGGCTCATCCTGAGACTCATCTGGCTGGACTCCAGACtgcacacccccatgtacttcttcctctcccacctggCCATCGTCGACATAGCCTATGCCTGCAACACGGTGCCCCAGATGCTGGTAAACCTCGTGAATTCAGACAAGCCCATCTCCTTTGCTGGCTGCATGACAcaaacctttcttttcttgagtTTTGCTCATACTGAATGTCTTCTCCTGGTGGTGATGTCCTATGATCGGTATGTGGCCATCTGCCACCCGCTCCGATATTCTGTCATCATGAGCTGGAGAGTCTGCATCACCCTGGCATTGACTTCCTGGATTTTAGGAGTTCTCCTAGCCCTAGTACATCTAGTGTTACTCATACCATTGCCCTTCTGTGGACCCCAGAAAGTTAACCACTTTTTTTGTGAAATTATAGCTGTCCTCAAACTTGCCTGTGCAGATACCCACATTAATGAGACTATGGTTTTGGCTGGGGCAGTATCTGTGTTGGTAGGACCATTCTCCTCCATTGTGAtatcttacatttatattttatgtgccATCCTAAAGATTcaatcaggggaggggcgccAGAAAGCCTTCTCCACCTGTTCATCCCACCTCTGTGTGGTTGGACTCTTTTATGGCACAGCCATTATAATGTATGTTGGGCCCCGTAATGGGAACCCCAAGGAGCAGAAGAAATATCTCCTCCTGTTCCACAGCCTTTTCAATCCCATGCTCAATCCTCTGATCTATAGTCTGAGGAACAAAGAAGTCAAAGCTGCTCTGAAGAGGATGCTTGAAAAAGAGCGAACTTCATGA